A genome region from Bradyrhizobium sp. WSM1417 includes the following:
- the rlmB gene encoding 23S rRNA (guanosine(2251)-2'-O)-methyltransferase RlmB, translated as MKDRKFNPRGPRGGSKPFNRPGKSAGRPARRDRDSDTDGPVILYGWHTVTMALANPQRQIRKLTLTENAARRLADENIAIPVTPEIVRPQEIDRLLSPDAVHQGLLAEADPLPSPDIEDLEQDGIVLVLDQITDPHNVGAILRSAAAFAVKAIVTTARHSPEATGVLAKAASGALELVPMVTVQNLARALTTMNELGFQTVGLDSEGSADLSEVTLREPLALVLGAEGKGLRQLTRETCSVVARLDMPGEIKSLNVSNAAVLSLYVGASRLGLMKR; from the coding sequence ATGAAGGATCGAAAATTCAACCCGAGGGGCCCCCGCGGCGGGTCTAAGCCCTTCAACAGGCCCGGAAAATCGGCCGGGCGTCCGGCCCGGCGCGATCGCGATTCGGACACCGACGGTCCCGTCATCCTTTATGGCTGGCACACCGTCACCATGGCGCTTGCCAACCCCCAGCGGCAGATCCGCAAGCTGACGCTGACCGAGAACGCCGCAAGGCGCCTGGCGGACGAGAACATCGCGATCCCGGTCACGCCCGAGATCGTCCGGCCCCAGGAGATCGACCGGCTGCTGTCGCCCGACGCGGTGCACCAGGGCCTGCTCGCGGAGGCCGATCCCCTGCCCTCGCCCGACATCGAGGATTTGGAGCAGGACGGCATCGTGCTGGTGCTCGACCAGATCACCGACCCGCACAATGTCGGCGCCATCCTGCGCTCGGCGGCGGCGTTTGCGGTGAAGGCGATCGTCACCACCGCGCGCCACAGTCCGGAAGCGACCGGCGTGCTGGCCAAGGCCGCCTCCGGCGCGCTGGAGCTCGTCCCGATGGTGACGGTGCAAAACCTCGCCCGCGCACTGACCACGATGAACGAGCTCGGCTTCCAGACCGTCGGGCTAGACAGTGAAGGCAGCGCCGATCTTTCCGAGGTCACCCTGCGCGAGCCGCTCGCGCTGGTGCTGGGCGCGGAAGGCAAGGGCCTGCGGCAATTGACACGCGAGACCTGCAGCGTCGTGGCGCGGCTCGACATGCCCGGCGAGATCAAGAGCCTCAACGTCTCGAATGCCGCCGTGCTCTCGCTCTATGTCGGCGCCAGCCGGCTCGGGCTGATGAAGCGGTAA
- a CDS encoding amidohydrolase family protein: MSRVLFKNVALLDPLQPDVLEGHHVLVEDSLIKEVSDRPLQVEADRTVDLKGKTLMPGLIDLHVHAIAVELNLAQQVHMPNVLVTLRSTLLLRGMLRRGFTTVRDAGGAGHALKQAIETGLTDGPRLFVSGRALSQTGGHGDMRARSDYLASDAPCPCCVRVGALARVADGVDSVRRAAREELQMGADQIKIMASGGVASPTDPVGAFGYSEDEIRAIVEEARGRQTYVLAHAYTAAAIERAVRCGVRTIEHGNLVDAPTAQLMAEKGAYVVPTLVTYEALANEGAQYGLPPESVAKIADVRDAGLRSLTIYRDAGVKMGFGSDLLGPSQRLQSDEFRIRAEILGPRAVIASATLVGAEVLGMEGKLGRIVPEAIADLLVVDGNPLRDVACLLGQGEHIPMVMKAGKVQFDRLGA, encoded by the coding sequence ATGTCCCGTGTGCTCTTCAAGAACGTCGCTCTGCTCGATCCGCTTCAGCCCGACGTCCTGGAGGGACATCACGTGCTGGTCGAGGACAGTCTGATCAAGGAGGTCTCCGATCGGCCGCTCCAGGTGGAAGCCGACCGCACCGTCGATCTGAAGGGCAAGACGCTGATGCCCGGCCTGATCGACCTGCATGTGCATGCGATTGCCGTGGAGCTCAATCTGGCGCAGCAGGTGCACATGCCGAACGTGCTGGTGACGCTGCGCTCGACGCTGCTGCTGCGCGGCATGCTGCGGCGGGGCTTCACCACCGTGCGCGACGCCGGCGGCGCCGGCCATGCGCTGAAGCAGGCGATCGAGACCGGTCTCACCGACGGTCCGCGGCTGTTCGTCTCGGGACGTGCGCTGAGCCAGACCGGCGGCCACGGCGACATGCGGGCGCGCTCGGACTACCTCGCCAGCGACGCACCGTGCCCCTGCTGCGTCCGTGTTGGCGCGCTGGCGCGCGTTGCCGATGGTGTCGACAGCGTGCGCAGGGCGGCGCGCGAGGAGCTCCAGATGGGGGCGGACCAGATCAAGATTATGGCCTCCGGCGGCGTCGCCTCACCGACCGATCCGGTCGGTGCCTTCGGCTACTCCGAGGACGAGATCCGCGCCATCGTCGAGGAGGCGCGCGGGCGTCAGACCTATGTGCTCGCCCACGCCTACACCGCTGCCGCGATCGAACGCGCGGTGCGCTGCGGGGTGCGTACCATCGAGCACGGCAATCTGGTCGATGCTCCGACCGCGCAGCTGATGGCCGAGAAGGGCGCCTATGTGGTGCCGACGCTCGTCACCTACGAAGCGCTGGCCAACGAGGGCGCCCAATACGGCCTGCCGCCCGAAAGCGTTGCCAAGATTGCCGATGTCCGCGACGCGGGCCTGCGTTCGCTCACGATCTACCGGGACGCCGGCGTAAAAATGGGGTTTGGCAGCGACCTGCTCGGACCGTCGCAGCGTCTGCAGAGCGACGAATTCCGCATTCGCGCCGAGATTCTCGGTCCGCGCGCCGTCATCGCCAGCGCGACATTGGTCGGCGCCGAGGTGCTCGGCATGGAGGGTAAGCTCGGCCGGATCGTGCCCGAAGCCATTGCGGACCTGCTGGTCGTCGACGGCAATCCGCTCCGCGATGTGGCCTGCCTGCTCGGCCAGGGCGAGCACATCCCGATGGTCATGAAGGCAGGCAAGGTCCAGTTCGATCGGCTGGGCGCCTAA
- a CDS encoding LysR substrate-binding domain-containing protein — protein sequence MVNVLSFRKLDLNLLKVFEALMTEGSVTRAANALLMTQPAVSNALARLRDALGDPLFVRSGTGIRPTQRAVVLWEPIGEALETVRGALDEQVFDPRRAQTEFSLSMSDYVASLVMPNLLNHFGKVAPKARIHTVPNTVVEIADQLEDNRVDCVLSVYVNEAQQPAAIRSRSLWTVDYACFMRRGHPLAAMKRLSTRSFLNAGHVDVSLAGKTLPSYDLFLASRGLSRNLVATVNHYSAAYEVVRQSDLIAVLPSDLRSQSRHAPFMHAMPIPLKAPPRIVSLFWHQRNDTVPAQRWLRDTLVEMFARSD from the coding sequence GTGGTGAATGTTCTGTCGTTCCGAAAGCTCGACCTCAACCTGCTGAAAGTGTTCGAGGCGCTGATGACCGAGGGCAGCGTCACGCGCGCCGCCAACGCGCTTCTGATGACGCAGCCGGCGGTCAGCAACGCGCTCGCACGCCTGCGGGACGCGCTCGGCGATCCCCTGTTCGTCAGGTCCGGCACCGGCATCCGTCCGACCCAACGCGCCGTGGTGCTGTGGGAGCCGATCGGCGAAGCGCTCGAAACCGTCCGCGGCGCGCTCGACGAGCAGGTGTTCGATCCGCGCCGTGCACAGACCGAGTTCAGCCTGTCGATGTCGGATTACGTCGCCTCGCTGGTGATGCCGAACCTGCTGAATCATTTCGGCAAGGTCGCGCCGAAGGCGCGCATCCACACCGTCCCCAACACCGTCGTGGAGATCGCCGACCAGCTCGAGGACAATCGCGTTGATTGCGTGCTCAGCGTCTATGTCAATGAGGCACAGCAGCCGGCCGCCATCCGCTCGCGCTCGCTGTGGACCGTCGACTATGCCTGCTTCATGCGGCGCGGCCATCCGCTCGCGGCGATGAAGCGGCTGAGCACGCGCAGCTTCCTCAATGCGGGGCATGTCGATGTGAGCCTCGCCGGCAAGACCTTGCCGTCCTACGACCTCTTCCTCGCCTCGCGCGGGCTGTCGCGCAACCTGGTCGCGACCGTCAATCACTACAGCGCCGCCTATGAGGTCGTGCGCCAGTCCGACCTGATCGCGGTGCTGCCGAGCGATTTGCGCTCGCAATCCCGGCACGCGCCGTTCATGCACGCCATGCCGATTCCGCTCAAGGCGCCGCCGCGCATCGTCAGCCTGTTCTGGCACCAGCGCAACGACACCGTACCGGCGCAGCGCTGGCTGCGCGACACCCTGGTCGAGATGTTCGCCAGGTCCGACTGA
- a CDS encoding LLM class flavin-dependent oxidoreductase, with product MTAPLEFGLDTFGDVTKDAAGAMVPHAQAIRNVVDEAVLADELGLDFIGLGEHHRADFAISSPETVLAAIASRTSRIHLGSAVTVLSSDDPIRVFQRFATLDALSNGRAEVILGRGSFTESFPLFGFDLRKYEELFEEKLDLFAALLSQKPVTWEGKLRPPLRDQLVYPPVENGTLKTWIGVGGSPQSVVRAAHYDLPLILAIIGGDPGRFAPFVDLYHRAFREFGRPAQPIGVHSPGYVAETDEQARGELWPDYKAMRDRIGKERGWPPMGRDEFVKEAEHGSLYVGSPETVARKIAKTAKALGISRFQLKYSAGPLPHEKLMKSIELYGRKVVPMVREMMG from the coding sequence ATGACCGCACCGCTCGAATTCGGACTGGACACCTTTGGCGACGTCACCAAGGACGCCGCCGGCGCGATGGTTCCGCACGCGCAAGCGATCCGCAACGTCGTCGACGAGGCGGTGCTCGCCGACGAGCTCGGCCTCGACTTCATCGGCCTCGGCGAACATCACCGCGCCGACTTCGCGATCTCCTCCCCTGAGACCGTGCTGGCCGCCATCGCGTCGCGGACCAGCCGCATCCATCTCGGTTCGGCCGTGACGGTGCTGAGTTCGGACGATCCGATCCGCGTCTTCCAGCGCTTTGCCACGCTCGATGCGCTCTCGAACGGGCGCGCCGAGGTGATCCTCGGCCGCGGCTCGTTCACCGAATCCTTCCCGCTGTTCGGCTTTGATTTGCGCAAGTACGAAGAGCTGTTCGAGGAGAAGCTCGATCTGTTCGCGGCACTGCTGTCGCAGAAGCCGGTGACCTGGGAAGGCAAGCTGCGTCCGCCGCTGAGGGATCAACTGGTCTATCCCCCGGTCGAGAACGGCACGCTGAAGACCTGGATCGGCGTCGGCGGCAGTCCGCAATCGGTGGTGCGCGCGGCGCATTACGACCTGCCCTTGATTCTCGCGATCATCGGCGGCGATCCCGGGCGCTTCGCGCCCTTCGTCGATCTCTATCATCGCGCGTTCAGGGAGTTCGGCCGCCCGGCCCAGCCGATCGGCGTGCACTCGCCGGGCTATGTCGCCGAGACCGATGAGCAGGCACGCGGGGAGCTGTGGCCCGACTACAAGGCTATGCGCGACCGCATCGGCAAGGAACGCGGCTGGCCGCCGATGGGCCGCGACGAGTTCGTCAAGGAGGCCGAGCACGGCTCGCTCTATGTCGGCTCGCCGGAGACGGTCGCGCGCAAGATCGCCAAGACGGCGAAAGCGCTCGGCATTTCGCGGTTTCAATTGAAGTATTCGGCGGGCCCGCTGCCGCACGAGAAACTGATGAAGAGCATCGAGCTCTACGGGCGGAAGGTGGTGCCGATGGTGCGAGAGATGATGGGGTAA
- a CDS encoding GAF domain-containing protein: protein MRGTKHRSDPLLCAVAAAQGRPDQPDALYSALDDALKSAIGHKLFTILTYDDDTRDAARVYSNLPGPYPAGGRKRLAPGPWTGAVLDRGEAYIGRTRDDLREVFSDHELIASLGCESVLNMPVRWCGRTLGSLNLLHEAGWYGEDDIAACLPFAQLALPALLIQS, encoded by the coding sequence ATGAGGGGGACGAAACACCGATCCGATCCGCTGCTCTGCGCCGTGGCGGCCGCGCAGGGCAGGCCGGATCAGCCGGATGCCCTGTATTCGGCACTGGACGACGCCTTGAAATCGGCGATCGGGCACAAGCTGTTCACGATCCTGACCTATGACGACGACACGCGGGACGCAGCGCGGGTGTATTCCAATCTGCCCGGACCTTACCCCGCGGGCGGACGCAAACGCCTGGCGCCGGGGCCATGGACCGGGGCCGTGCTCGACCGCGGCGAGGCCTATATCGGCCGCACCCGGGACGATCTGCGCGAGGTGTTTTCCGATCACGAGCTGATCGCTTCGCTCGGCTGCGAGAGCGTGCTCAACATGCCCGTGCGCTGGTGCGGGCGCACGCTCGGCTCGCTCAATCTGCTCCATGAGGCAGGCTGGTACGGCGAGGACGATATCGCTGCGTGTCTCCCATTCGCCCAGCTCGCTCTGCCCGCGCTGCTCATCCAGTCCTGA
- a CDS encoding ATP-dependent helicase encodes MATYLDTLNAEQRRAVEHGVADGATVGAPLLVIAGAGSGKTNTLAHRVAHLIVAGSDPRRILLMTFSRRAAAEMASRVERIARKVLGENNAAIMRDALSWAGTFHGIGARLLREYAERIGVDPAFTIHDREDSADLMNLVRHERGLSKTESRFPAKGTCLSIYSRCVNAEMEIEKVLGAHYPWCAGWAAELKGLFAAYVEAKQAQHVLDYDDLLLYWSQMMSDALIAEEIGSRFDHILVDEYQDTNRLQSSILLALKPDGRGLTVVGDDAQSIYSFRAATVRNILDFPQSFSPRAEMITLDRNYRSTQPVLAAANGVIGLARERFTKNLWTDRSSAQKPQLVTVHDEADQARYIVEEVLANREQGALLKHQAVLFRTSSHSGPLEIELTRRNIPFVKFGGLKFLDAAHVKDVLALLRFTENPRDRVAGFRILHLLPGIGPATAQRVLDQMAESTDPLAALGQLPVPARTGADWTDFVRTIENLRYSEWPADLERVRLWYEPHLDRLHEDSETRRADLMQLEQIASGYASREKFLTELTLDPPDATSDKSGPPLRDEDYLILSTIHSAKGQEWKSVFVLNVVDGCMPSDLGAGTSAELEEERRLLYVAMTRAKDDLHLVVPQRFFTHGQAAKGDRHVYASRTRFIPEPLVYLFERTAWPKAGASSARTAAQGPKVDIGARMRGMWR; translated from the coding sequence GTGGCGACATATCTGGACACGCTCAATGCGGAGCAGCGCCGCGCCGTGGAGCATGGCGTGGCCGATGGTGCGACCGTGGGCGCGCCCCTGCTCGTCATCGCCGGTGCGGGCTCCGGCAAAACCAACACGCTGGCCCACCGCGTCGCGCATTTGATCGTCGCGGGCAGCGATCCGCGCCGTATCCTCTTGATGACGTTTTCACGCCGCGCCGCGGCCGAGATGGCCAGCCGGGTCGAGCGCATCGCCCGAAAAGTGCTTGGCGAGAACAACGCCGCGATCATGCGCGACGCGCTCAGCTGGGCCGGCACGTTCCACGGCATCGGCGCACGGTTGCTGCGCGAATATGCCGAGCGGATCGGCGTCGATCCTGCGTTCACCATCCACGACCGCGAGGATTCCGCCGACCTGATGAACCTGGTCCGGCACGAGCGCGGATTGTCGAAGACGGAGAGCCGCTTTCCCGCCAAAGGCACCTGCCTGTCGATCTACTCGCGCTGCGTCAATGCCGAGATGGAGATCGAGAAGGTTTTGGGAGCGCACTATCCCTGGTGCGCAGGCTGGGCGGCCGAGCTGAAGGGCTTGTTCGCGGCCTATGTCGAGGCCAAGCAGGCCCAGCACGTGCTCGATTACGACGACCTGCTGCTCTACTGGTCGCAGATGATGAGCGATGCGCTGATCGCGGAAGAAATCGGCAGCCGCTTCGATCACATATTGGTCGACGAATATCAGGACACCAACCGCCTGCAATCCTCGATCCTGCTGGCGCTGAAGCCGGACGGGCGCGGTCTCACCGTGGTCGGCGACGACGCGCAGTCGATCTATTCGTTCCGCGCCGCCACTGTCCGCAACATCCTGGATTTTCCGCAGAGCTTCTCGCCCCGCGCCGAGATGATCACGCTCGACCGCAATTACCGCTCGACGCAACCCGTGCTGGCGGCGGCCAACGGCGTCATCGGCCTGGCGCGCGAGCGCTTCACAAAAAACCTCTGGACCGACCGCAGCTCCGCGCAAAAACCACAGCTCGTCACCGTGCATGACGAGGCCGACCAGGCCCGTTACATCGTCGAGGAAGTGCTGGCCAACCGCGAGCAAGGCGCGCTCCTGAAGCACCAGGCGGTGCTGTTCCGGACGTCCTCGCATTCGGGCCCGCTCGAGATCGAGCTGACCCGCCGCAACATTCCCTTCGTCAAGTTCGGCGGGCTCAAGTTTCTCGACGCCGCGCATGTCAAGGACGTGCTGGCGCTGCTGCGCTTCACCGAAAATCCGCGCGACCGCGTCGCTGGCTTCCGCATCCTGCATCTGCTGCCGGGCATTGGACCCGCGACGGCGCAGCGTGTGCTCGACCAGATGGCGGAGAGCACCGATCCGCTCGCCGCGCTCGGCCAGCTCCCGGTGCCGGCGCGCACCGGCGCGGACTGGACCGACTTCGTCCGCACGATCGAAAATCTGCGCTATTCGGAATGGCCGGCCGATCTCGAACGCGTGCGGCTGTGGTACGAACCGCATCTCGATCGCCTCCACGAGGATTCGGAGACGCGCCGCGCCGATCTGATGCAGCTCGAGCAGATCGCGAGCGGCTATGCCTCGCGGGAGAAATTCCTGACCGAGCTCACGCTCGACCCGCCGGATGCGACCAGCGACAAATCCGGGCCACCCTTGCGCGACGAGGACTATCTGATCCTCTCCACCATCCACTCCGCCAAGGGCCAGGAGTGGAAATCGGTCTTCGTGCTCAACGTCGTCGACGGCTGCATGCCGTCGGATCTCGGCGCCGGCACCAGCGCCGAGCTCGAGGAGGAACGCCGCCTGCTCTATGTCGCGATGACTCGCGCCAAGGACGATCTGCACCTCGTGGTGCCTCAGCGCTTCTTCACCCACGGCCAGGCCGCCAAAGGCGACCGCCACGTCTACGCCTCGCGCACCCGCTTCATCCCGGAGCCGCTGGTCTATCTGTTCGAGCGCACCGCCTGGCCGAAAGCCGGCGCAAGCTCAGCGCGCACTGCCGCGCAAGGGCCAAAGGTCGACATCGGCGCGCGGATGCGCGGGATGTGGCGTTAG
- a CDS encoding MFS transporter, translated as MSMISARIERLPFARFHGHLLVMGGLGYMFDAMDAAVLAFILPVLRTTWNLSSVQIGVLGSSTYIGFLFGALLAGTLGDLIGRRAVMMSALALYCVASIVSAAVNDWSSFFAARVVAGMGTGAESAIIAPYLAEFVARRYRGSFTGALAGFFSFGFVAAALLGYFIVPAHENGWRIVLVITAVPVVMLLWWRRALPESPRWLESRGREKEAATVLDRIEAGFASQGHVLPQPVVEATAPAVTGGTLLANFAALLAGRQARITIMTWIMWLTITFSYYSFFVWIPGLLVQNGMSITKSFAYSIAIYCAQIPGYFSAAYFNERIGRQATIASYMVLGGASALGLAFAQSDQHIMVAGILLSFFMNGTYAGVYAYTAEVFPTAVRTTGAGLASAIGRIGAIVSPILVGYLYPNFGFAGVFGLTTSVLLLGALTVVLMGVPTRGRSLEEIAAGEVA; from the coding sequence ATGTCGATGATCTCGGCGCGCATCGAGCGCCTTCCATTTGCGCGCTTCCACGGGCATCTGCTGGTGATGGGCGGGCTCGGCTACATGTTCGACGCGATGGACGCAGCCGTGCTGGCGTTCATCCTGCCGGTGCTGCGCACGACCTGGAATCTGTCGAGCGTCCAGATCGGCGTGCTCGGCAGCAGCACTTATATCGGCTTCCTGTTCGGCGCGCTGCTGGCGGGCACGCTGGGTGACCTGATCGGCCGTCGTGCGGTGATGATGTCGGCGCTGGCGCTCTATTGCGTCGCATCCATCGTCAGCGCGGCGGTGAACGACTGGTCGTCCTTCTTCGCCGCCCGCGTGGTCGCGGGCATGGGCACCGGCGCGGAGAGCGCAATCATTGCGCCCTATCTGGCGGAATTCGTCGCGCGGCGTTACCGCGGCAGCTTTACCGGCGCGCTGGCCGGCTTCTTCTCCTTCGGTTTCGTCGCGGCGGCCTTGCTCGGCTATTTCATCGTGCCCGCTCATGAGAACGGCTGGCGCATCGTTCTGGTCATCACCGCAGTGCCGGTCGTCATGCTGCTGTGGTGGCGCAGGGCGCTACCGGAATCGCCGCGCTGGCTGGAAAGCCGGGGCCGGGAGAAGGAAGCCGCAACCGTGCTGGACAGAATCGAGGCCGGCTTTGCGAGCCAAGGCCATGTCCTGCCGCAACCGGTCGTCGAAGCCACGGCGCCTGCCGTGACTGGTGGGACGCTGCTTGCCAATTTCGCAGCGCTGCTCGCCGGCCGCCAGGCGCGCATCACCATCATGACCTGGATCATGTGGCTGACGATCACGTTCAGCTACTATTCCTTCTTCGTCTGGATCCCCGGCCTTCTGGTCCAGAACGGCATGAGCATCACCAAGAGCTTCGCCTATTCGATCGCGATCTATTGCGCGCAAATTCCCGGCTATTTCAGCGCTGCGTACTTCAACGAGCGCATCGGCCGGCAGGCGACGATTGCCTCCTACATGGTGCTCGGCGGCGCCAGCGCGCTCGGACTTGCATTCGCGCAGAGCGACCAGCACATCATGGTCGCCGGAATCTTGCTGTCCTTCTTCATGAACGGCACCTATGCGGGCGTCTATGCCTATACCGCCGAGGTATTTCCGACGGCGGTGAGAACCACCGGCGCCGGGCTCGCCTCCGCGATCGGCCGCATCGGTGCGATCGTCTCGCCGATCCTGGTCGGCTACCTCTATCCCAATTTCGGCTTCGCCGGCGTGTTCGGCCTCACCACGAGCGTGCTGCTGCTAGGCGCGCTCACCGTGGTGCTGATGGGGGTGCCGACGCGCGGCCGTTCGCTGGAAGAGATCGCGGCGGGCGAAGTCGCATGA